One Triticum dicoccoides isolate Atlit2015 ecotype Zavitan chromosome 5B, WEW_v2.0, whole genome shotgun sequence genomic window carries:
- the LOC119308923 gene encoding uncharacterized protein LOC119308923 — translation MTDQEHEEVVRWLARIYGWLKKGKKLAKGMSRFTASSPSRISRTPSFPDLRDLIERLARRADAVTLAALLGAALLLYIIRRSGADADEEEEEEGIVLTARLPPSARRRLVLVTLPLVPRGPGARRPPWAWSLRFVGHAAAAVHPQRLIFSGRHGRTEQLRFLAGSHGVPQHRSIFAGSLGRTAPSSAASWQGALAAPHPAAPMLTSSFPPPATR, via the exons ATGACGGACCAGGAGCACGAGGAGGTGGTCAGGTGGCTGGCGAGGATCTACGGCTGGCTCAAGAAGGGGAAGAAGCTGGCAAAGGGCATGAGTCGCTTCACGGCCAGCTCTCCGTCGAGAATCAGTCGCACCCCGTCCTTCCCCGACCTGCGGGACTTGATCGAGCGGCTGGCTCGGAGGGCCGACGCCGTCACGCTAGCAGCACTACTCGGGGCGGCGCTGCTGCTCTACATTATCAGGAGGTCGGGCGCCGacgccgacgaggaggaggaggaggaggggatcgtCCTCACCGCGCGCCTTCCGCCATCGGCACGGCGGCGCCTGGTCCTCGTGACCCTGCCCTTGGTGCCCCGCGGACCCGGAGCACGGCGACCTCCGTGGGCGTGGAGCCTGCGCTTCGTCGGGCACGCTGCCGCAGCAGTACACCCACAG CGTCTCATCTTCTCAGGGAGACATGGCCGCACCGAGCAGCTCCGCTTCTTGGCAGGGAGCCATGGCGTCCCCCAGCATCGCTCCATCTTCGCAGGGAGCCTTGGCCGCACCGCACCCAGCAGCGCCGCTTCTTGGCAGGGAGCCTTGGCCGCACCGCACCCAGCAGCGCCTATgctcacctcctccttccccccaccgGCAACGCG GTAG